The Phaenicophaeus curvirostris isolate KB17595 chromosome 14, BPBGC_Pcur_1.0, whole genome shotgun sequence nucleotide sequence TCTCCCGGAGCCCCCAGCCCATTCCTTTGCCCAGCACCCAGGCTGGAGTTAAGGGGCTCAGGGTTGTTTGGGCTGGGGGTGACCTGGATCCCCCAGCCTTTGCCTCACTTTTGGGGCCGAGGGAGCCCCTTGGGTTGTGGGGACAAAGGAGCGACACCCTCCTGGCGCAGAGAGGGGGCGGCCACCACCTCCCACCTGAGCATGGAGAAGGGTGACAGTGGGGACAAAGTCACAGCCCCCCTCCTGGGCAAGGGGTGCTGGCCGCGTGGGGCaggaggctgtggggcagcctGGGGGTGCTCAGGGGCTGATGTGGGGGACAAGATCCCCGATCATCCCCTTTGGTGAGAgtggctgggagggggctgagcCCCTGAGCTGCCCCCACCAGAGGGTGTGCATCTCCCCCACCCCTGGAGCCGCAGACGGGTGGTACCTGGACAGCAATAAATTTATTAAGtattcaaaaaaaataatagacaCGAACCAGTAAAAAACGAAAaggggggaggcaggagggcagGAGAGGCGGCCGAGCCGGCTCAAGGGGGGACAGGGTCAGGAGACACCGAAGGGACACGCGGGGAGGGCCCAGCCGAGGGGCAGCAGCGCGAAGCCAGGGTGGCTGCGGGCAGCAGGGCGGCACTGGGGCATCACTTGGCGCCCTGCGCCTCTGACTCCTCCTCGTCGTCCTCATACATTTCACCCTCCTCCTCAGCCGTGGCGTCCTGGTACTGCTGGTACTCGGACACCAGGTCATTCATGTTGCTCTCGGCTTCGGTGAACTCCATCTCGTCCATCCCCTCGCCCGTGTACCAGTGGAGGAAGGCTTTGCGGCGGAACATGGCCGTGAACTGCTCCGAGATGCGTTTGAAGAGCTCCTGGATGGCTGTGCTGTTGCCAATGAAGGTGGAGGACATCTTCAGCCCCCGGGGAGGGATGTCACAGACAGCCACCTTGACATTGTTGGGGATCCACTCCACAAAGTAGGAGCTGTTCTTGCTCTGGATGGCCAACATCTGCTCGTCCACCTCCTTCATGGACATGCGGCCCCGGAAGACGGTGGCCACAGTGAGGTAGCGGCCATGGCGAGGGTCACAGGCAGCCATCATGTTCTTGGCATCAAACATCTGCTGGGTGAGCTCAGGGACGGTGAGGGCACGGTACTGCTGGCTGCCACGAGCCGTCAGCGGGGCGAAGCCTGGCATGAAGAAGTGGAGACGTGGGAAGGGCACCATGTTGACGGCCAACTTGCGCAGGTCAGCATTGAGCTGGCCGGGGAAACGGAGAGAGGTGGTGACACCGCTCATGGTGGCCGAGACAAGGTGATTGAGGTCGCCATAAGTGGGAGTGGCCAGCTTGAGGGTGCGGAAGCAGATGTCATAGAGAGCTTCATTATCGATGCAGTAGGTTTCATCTGTGTTCTCCACCAGTTGGTGGATGGAGAGCGTGGCGTTGTAGGGCTCCACCACTGTGTCTGACACCTTGGGAGACGGCACCACGCTGAAAGTGTTCATGATGCGGTCAGGATACTCCTCCCGCACCTTGCTGATGAGGAGGGTGCCCATGCCGGAGCCGGTGCCACCACCCAGCGAGTGGGTCAGCTGGAAGCCCTGCAGGCAGTCGCAGTTCTCGCATTCCTTCCGTACCACGTCCAGCACCGAGTCTACCAGCTCGGCCCCTTCTGTGTAGTGGCCCTTGGCCCAGTTGTTCCCAGCCCCACTCTGCCCTGTcagggggaaaaagaggcaCCCGATGGCCGCTGGCACCCCACGCCCACACCGGGGAGGGGACGGGTGCTGCCAGCGGCAGCATCGGCAAGATCTGAAGCCAGGGTGGGGTGGGAAGTGGAAACCACAAGTGTTTGGCAGCATGCTGGATGTGCCAAACCCCGCGGCACAGGTGGGGATGCACCCGCCGAGCGCCCCAGGGATGGCGACGCTCTGGGAGGGGTCCCAGGCAACAGCGTCCCCTTCCCCAGGGACCTACCGAAGATGAAGTTGTCGGGGCGGAAGAGGTGGCCAAAGGCACCGGAGCGCACGCTGTCCATCGTCCCCGGCTCCAGGTCCACCAGGATGGCGCGAGGCACGTACTTGTGAGCTGCAAGAGACCCCGTGCCAGGAG carries:
- the TUBB3 gene encoding tubulin beta-3 chain isoform X2; this encodes MSALAPLRLLREPWNASDGNQSNVTAGTSSTWCQGLHVPNELFLTLGLVSLVENLLVVAAILKNRNLHSPMYYFICCLAISDMLVSVSNLVETLFMLLMEHGVLVIHASIVRHMDNVIDMLICSSVVSSLSFLGVIAVDRYITIFYALRYHSIMTLQRAVVTMASIWLASTVSSTIFITYYRNNAILLCLIGFFLFMLVLMLVLYIHMFTLACQHLRSISSQQKQPTVYRSSSLKGAVTLTILLGVFFICWGPFFFHLVLIVTCPTNPFCTCFFSYFNLFLILIICNSVVDPLIYAFRSQELRRTLRELVLCSCARPAPPPGGAARPKRGAVPVLPPAPPKPPLPTSNLVPPQFWEVISDEHGIDPSGNYVGDSDLQLERISVYYNEASSHKYVPRAILVDLEPGTMDSVRSGAFGHLFRPDNFIFGQSGAGNNWAKGHYTEGAELVDSVLDVVRKECENCDCLQGFQLTHSLGGGTGSGMGTLLISKVREEYPDRIMNTFSVVPSPKVSDTVVEPYNATLSIHQLVENTDETYCIDNEALYDICFRTLKLATPTYGDLNHLVSATMSGVTTSLRFPGQLNADLRKLAVNMVPFPRLHFFMPGFAPLTARGSQQYRALTVPELTQQMFDAKNMMAACDPRHGRYLTVATVFRGRMSMKEVDEQMLAIQSKNSSYFVEWIPNNVKVAVCDIPPRGLKMSSTFIGNSTAIQELFKRISEQFTAMFRRKAFLHWYTGEGMDEMEFTEAESNMNDLVSEYQQYQDATAEEEGEMYEDDEEESEAQGAK
- the TUBB3 gene encoding tubulin beta-3 chain isoform X1, with product MREIVHIQAGQCGNQIGAKFWEVISDEHGIDPSGNYVGDSDLQLERISVYYNEASSHKYVPRAILVDLEPGTMDSVRSGAFGHLFRPDNFIFGQSGAGNNWAKGHYTEGAELVDSVLDVVRKECENCDCLQGFQLTHSLGGGTGSGMGTLLISKVREEYPDRIMNTFSVVPSPKVSDTVVEPYNATLSIHQLVENTDETYCIDNEALYDICFRTLKLATPTYGDLNHLVSATMSGVTTSLRFPGQLNADLRKLAVNMVPFPRLHFFMPGFAPLTARGSQQYRALTVPELTQQMFDAKNMMAACDPRHGRYLTVATVFRGRMSMKEVDEQMLAIQSKNSSYFVEWIPNNVKVAVCDIPPRGLKMSSTFIGNSTAIQELFKRISEQFTAMFRRKAFLHWYTGEGMDEMEFTEAESNMNDLVSEYQQYQDATAEEEGEMYEDDEEESEAQGAK